The following are encoded together in the Halopiger aswanensis genome:
- a CDS encoding DUF309 domain-containing protein, whose amino-acid sequence MSDHTSDPTVAPPPDGTAPTGWLASAGRWEHATLRKATIHGVRLFNDGAYHESHDCFELEWYNYGRGSEESAFLHGMVQVAAGAYKHVDFENDDGMRSLFGTALQYFQGVPTDYYGVDVLEIRTTLTNALEDPTVIDGWRIPIDGERPTARAIDYEYIEALEE is encoded by the coding sequence ATGAGCGATCACACCAGCGATCCCACCGTCGCGCCGCCGCCCGACGGCACGGCGCCGACCGGCTGGCTCGCGTCCGCTGGCCGCTGGGAGCATGCGACCCTCCGGAAGGCGACGATCCACGGCGTGCGGCTGTTCAACGACGGCGCCTACCACGAGAGCCACGACTGCTTCGAACTCGAGTGGTACAACTACGGCCGCGGCAGCGAGGAGAGCGCCTTCCTCCACGGGATGGTCCAAGTCGCCGCGGGCGCGTACAAGCACGTGGATTTCGAGAACGACGACGGGATGCGCTCGCTGTTTGGAACCGCCCTCCAGTACTTCCAGGGCGTCCCCACCGACTACTACGGCGTCGACGTCCTCGAGATTCGGACGACGCTGACCAACGCCCTCGAGGACCCTACCGTCATCGACGGCTGGCGGATTCCGATCGACGGCGAGCGACCGACCGCGCGAGCGATCGATTACGAGTACATCGAGGCTCTCGAGGAGTGA
- a CDS encoding M14 family metallopeptidase codes for MRVAQIGSGTPEIAVVAGVHGDEPCGVRAVERLLDERPTVERPVKLIVANEKALERRVRFVDEDLNRAFPGDPDAKTHEGQLANRLVEELEGCLTFSMHSTQSHAEPFAIVNGVSETAEEIVPQLPVTAMVETSNFAEGRLFSEIDTIEVECGMQGSETAAQNADRLTRAFLTAVGALPGDAMRRDLPVFRLTDVIRKQEADTYEVFVDNFTEVEAGESFAAADGDEQIADESFYPVLMSSNGYRDVFGYAAEKLDVLTAPPAAD; via the coding sequence ATGAGAGTCGCACAGATCGGGTCGGGAACGCCGGAGATCGCAGTCGTTGCGGGCGTCCACGGGGACGAACCCTGTGGCGTCCGCGCGGTCGAACGGCTGCTGGACGAGCGCCCGACCGTCGAACGGCCCGTCAAGCTCATCGTCGCCAACGAGAAAGCCTTGGAGCGGCGGGTGCGATTCGTCGACGAGGATCTCAACCGCGCGTTCCCGGGCGATCCGGACGCGAAGACCCACGAAGGACAGCTCGCCAACCGGCTCGTCGAGGAACTCGAGGGTTGTCTCACCTTCTCGATGCACTCCACACAGAGCCACGCAGAGCCGTTCGCAATCGTTAACGGCGTCAGCGAGACGGCCGAGGAAATCGTTCCGCAACTCCCGGTTACGGCGATGGTCGAGACGAGCAACTTCGCGGAGGGACGGCTCTTCTCCGAGATCGACACCATCGAGGTCGAGTGTGGGATGCAGGGGTCGGAGACGGCCGCGCAGAACGCCGACCGGTTGACGCGGGCGTTCCTCACGGCCGTCGGCGCCTTGCCCGGCGACGCGATGCGTCGCGATCTGCCGGTCTTCCGGCTCACCGACGTCATCCGCAAGCAGGAGGCCGACACCTACGAGGTGTTCGTCGACAACTTCACCGAGGTCGAGGCCGGCGAGTCGTTCGCGGCGGCCGACGGCGACGAGCAGATCGCCGACGAGTCGTTCTACCCGGTGCTCATGTCGTCGAACGGCTACCGCGACGTCTTCGGTTACGCCGCCGAAAAGCTGGACGTGCTGACGGCGCCGCCGGCAGCCGACTGA
- a CDS encoding class I SAM-dependent methyltransferase: MVDKDAVRRGYDGLAETYAARRDPDDGEWAMLERLRKQLPAAARVLDAGCGQGDPILRRLAEAPAIEATGVDFSREQLRFAHEAAPDAALAQGDITSLPVGDDAFDAVTAFHSLIHVPESEHQAVIDEFARILRPGGLALLTEGTNDWHGRNPDWLETGVEMQWHIAGADTTREQLRAAGFTVRDERLVGDELADEDASWTVFLAQLEA; the protein is encoded by the coding sequence ATGGTCGACAAAGACGCCGTTCGTCGGGGCTACGACGGACTGGCGGAAACGTACGCCGCGCGGCGCGATCCCGACGACGGCGAGTGGGCGATGCTCGAGCGACTGCGGAAGCAGTTGCCGGCAGCCGCGCGGGTGCTCGACGCCGGCTGCGGGCAGGGCGATCCGATACTGCGCCGGCTGGCAGAGGCTCCCGCGATCGAAGCGACCGGCGTCGACTTCTCGCGCGAGCAACTGCGGTTCGCGCACGAAGCCGCTCCGGACGCCGCCCTCGCGCAAGGCGATATCACGTCGCTTCCAGTGGGCGACGACGCGTTCGACGCCGTGACCGCCTTTCACTCGCTGATTCACGTCCCCGAATCGGAACATCAGGCGGTCATCGACGAGTTCGCGCGCATCCTGCGTCCGGGCGGGCTGGCCCTGCTGACCGAAGGGACGAACGACTGGCACGGCAGGAACCCGGACTGGCTCGAGACCGGCGTCGAGATGCAGTGGCACATCGCCGGCGCGGACACAACGCGGGAGCAACTCCGGGCCGCCGGATTTACCGTCCGCGACGAGCGGCTGGTCGGCGACGAACTCGCCGACGAAGACGCTTCGTGGACGGTGTTTCTCGCGCAACTCGAGGCCTGA
- a CDS encoding glutaredoxin family protein, giving the protein MDFPPNQGLDQEEVNEHVAEAIEENEVVLFMKGTELMPQCGYSRKALGLIDHHRDEYETVDVLESLDEYRQALAEHSDWETIPQTFVDGEFVGGSDILEELEERDELAETLNAA; this is encoded by the coding sequence ATGGACTTTCCACCGAACCAGGGACTCGATCAGGAGGAAGTAAACGAACACGTTGCAGAAGCCATCGAAGAAAACGAGGTCGTCCTCTTCATGAAGGGGACCGAACTCATGCCCCAGTGTGGCTACTCCCGCAAGGCGCTCGGGCTGATCGATCACCACCGCGACGAGTACGAGACGGTCGACGTCCTCGAGTCGCTCGACGAGTACCGACAGGCCCTTGCCGAACACAGCGACTGGGAGACCATCCCGCAGACGTTCGTCGACGGCGAGTTCGTGGGCGGCTCGGACATCCTCGAGGAACTCGAGGAGCGCGACGAGCTCGCAGAGACGCTCAACGCGGCCTAA
- a CDS encoding DUF7110 family protein: MSTEESRHVYRLHSTLELPLEDLRDHLEEAKYPDGIDDVELTRRNNTLILKAVAEDQSVSKYTPTAQLKASVTENRVYEEDPDERRQSFSWDEEEEEEIESELVEFAAFKGDRETVLQNSLLQYEMFLVLCEIAEAAEKGTLTAISERDGELQATRIVDGEPRPANIEVVEGPRDHGSGEGGVNWRDNKFISD, encoded by the coding sequence ATGTCAACAGAGGAATCCAGACACGTTTATCGGCTGCACTCGACGCTCGAACTGCCCCTCGAAGACCTGCGCGACCACCTCGAAGAGGCGAAATACCCGGACGGCATCGACGACGTCGAGCTCACGCGGCGGAACAACACGCTCATTCTCAAGGCCGTCGCGGAGGATCAGTCGGTCAGCAAGTACACGCCGACGGCCCAGCTCAAGGCCAGCGTCACCGAGAACCGCGTCTACGAGGAGGATCCCGACGAGCGCCGCCAGTCCTTTAGCTGGGACGAGGAGGAAGAGGAGGAGATCGAGTCCGAACTCGTCGAGTTCGCGGCGTTCAAAGGCGACCGCGAGACGGTACTGCAGAACTCCTTGCTGCAGTACGAGATGTTCCTCGTGCTCTGCGAGATCGCCGAAGCCGCCGAGAAGGGCACGCTGACGGCCATCTCGGAGCGTGACGGCGAACTGCAGGCGACCCGGATCGTCGACGGCGAACCGCGGCCGGCGAACATCGAAGTCGTCGAGGGGCCGCGCGACCACGGCTCCGGCGAAGGCGGTGTCAACTGGCGCGACAACAAGTTCATCAGCGACTGA
- a CDS encoding formyltransferase family protein, with amino-acid sequence MSCTDIGVLLDGEYLPAYQTAALEKVSAETAADVSLVVVNQESRSLRHRSLRRQARRAWSWGAWLPVWTGTELLRSVRGRPAYDEPRHVSTVDVFAGADVVGCTPERTDDLWATLPDPIVDRLAAETDVVIRFGFGLLTGRILNAPEHGVLSFHYSDIRDYRGRIGGLWEFIGDDSNAGVTLQQLTDRIDGGRIVALEHVPIEETDTYQDLKHRQRDPTTGTVLVDGVRNLNDPEFEPAAPDTLGTYRTAPTPLEVARYLRKNNANKLRRLLSEGRPASSPP; translated from the coding sequence ATGAGTTGCACGGACATCGGCGTCCTCCTCGACGGCGAGTACCTGCCCGCGTATCAGACGGCGGCCCTCGAGAAAGTGAGCGCCGAGACGGCGGCCGACGTGTCGCTCGTCGTCGTCAACCAGGAATCCCGTTCGCTCCGGCACCGGTCGCTGCGTCGCCAGGCCCGGCGCGCCTGGAGCTGGGGGGCGTGGCTGCCCGTCTGGACGGGGACCGAACTGCTGCGATCCGTCCGGGGCCGACCCGCGTACGACGAGCCGCGGCACGTCTCGACGGTCGATGTGTTCGCCGGCGCGGACGTCGTCGGTTGCACACCGGAACGGACGGACGACCTGTGGGCGACGCTGCCGGATCCGATCGTCGACAGGCTCGCCGCCGAAACCGACGTCGTGATCCGCTTCGGCTTCGGCCTGCTCACCGGTCGGATCCTGAACGCGCCCGAGCACGGCGTCCTCTCGTTTCACTACAGCGATATTCGCGACTACCGCGGCCGAATCGGCGGCCTGTGGGAGTTCATCGGCGACGACTCGAACGCCGGCGTCACGCTTCAGCAGCTCACCGACCGCATCGACGGCGGCCGGATCGTCGCGCTCGAGCACGTTCCGATCGAAGAGACCGATACGTACCAGGACCTCAAGCACCGCCAGCGCGATCCCACCACGGGAACGGTACTGGTCGACGGCGTCCGGAACCTGAACGATCCCGAGTTCGAACCGGCCGCTCCGGACACGCTGGGGACCTACCGCACCGCACCCACGCCGCTCGAGGTCGCGCGGTACCTCCGGAAGAACAACGCGAACAAACTCAGACGGCTACTCTCCGAAGGTCGACCAGCGTCCAGCCCTCCGTGA
- a CDS encoding DUF354 domain-containing protein — protein MRCLFFNNTPAHVHLYKHTVERLEADGHDVLVLARGDEFTESLLSYHDVPYETYGDRGESLSSLLWELPTHLYAMGRKARAFDPDVIFGIGPYAAYTGTITETPAIAVLDSEPSLDHVVSRPFVQAFLTPEAFQKDLGAKHYRFEGFKESAYLHPDVFEPDESVRDDLGVGSDEPYAIVRLNAFNGHHDVGREGFSLEQRRRLIETLSEHATIFVSDEGGDLDFANLDAQPYDLHPARIHDALAEADLLVADTQTMVTEAALLGTPAIRSNSFVGEDDMGNFLELEDAGLVENLAEFEAVLERAAELLADESAPERWERRRDDYVEDMVNLTEVLSNIALAYSETSTDPVPVDVTGPSAGTGTGRGEGVN, from the coding sequence GTGCGCTGTCTCTTCTTTAACAATACGCCGGCTCACGTTCATCTGTACAAACACACCGTCGAGCGACTCGAGGCGGACGGACACGACGTGCTCGTGCTCGCGCGCGGCGACGAGTTCACCGAGTCGCTGCTCTCGTACCACGACGTGCCCTACGAGACCTACGGCGATCGGGGCGAGTCGCTGTCCTCGCTGCTGTGGGAGCTGCCGACCCACCTGTACGCGATGGGCCGCAAGGCGCGAGCGTTCGATCCGGACGTCATCTTCGGCATCGGCCCCTACGCGGCCTATACGGGCACGATCACGGAGACCCCGGCGATCGCCGTCCTCGATTCGGAGCCGTCGCTGGACCACGTCGTTTCCCGCCCCTTCGTGCAGGCGTTCCTGACGCCGGAGGCCTTCCAGAAGGACCTCGGCGCGAAACACTACCGGTTCGAGGGGTTCAAGGAATCGGCCTATCTCCACCCCGACGTCTTCGAGCCGGACGAGTCGGTCCGCGACGATCTGGGCGTCGGTTCCGACGAACCGTACGCGATCGTCCGACTCAACGCCTTCAACGGCCACCACGACGTCGGCCGCGAGGGCTTCTCGCTCGAGCAGCGCCGGCGGCTGATCGAGACGCTTTCCGAGCACGCGACCATCTTCGTCTCCGACGAGGGCGGCGATCTCGACTTCGCGAATCTCGACGCGCAGCCGTACGATCTCCACCCGGCGCGGATCCACGATGCGCTCGCGGAGGCCGACCTGCTTGTCGCGGACACGCAGACGATGGTCACCGAGGCCGCGCTGCTGGGCACGCCGGCGATCCGCTCGAACTCCTTCGTCGGCGAGGACGACATGGGCAACTTCCTCGAGCTCGAGGACGCGGGGCTCGTCGAGAACCTCGCGGAGTTCGAGGCGGTGCTCGAGCGCGCGGCGGAACTGCTCGCGGACGAATCGGCACCCGAACGGTGGGAGCGGCGGCGGGACGACTACGTCGAAGATATGGTCAATCTCACGGAGGTTCTCTCGAACATCGCACTGGCGTACAGCGAGACGAGCACCGATCCGGTTCCGGTCGACGTGACCGGGCCAAGCGCAGGAACAGGGACAGGCCGCGGCGAGGGGGTGAACTGA